A single window of Malus sylvestris chromosome 5, drMalSylv7.2, whole genome shotgun sequence DNA harbors:
- the LOC126621852 gene encoding protein-tyrosine-phosphatase PTP1-like yields MAATASSAAAKPHPSLNVSADSPPPKLALTPDQYKYCSQALKLFKGKLQMPDHINQEFAQLQAKRMTSSEMGRNCTVGLDNVNSSKNRYTDVVPFDKNRVVLNSSKDYRPSARGYINASLITTSSSESISRFIATQGPLPHTYEDFWEMVLEQRCPVVIMLTRLIDCYTMVKCGDYFQAEDGPREFGNICTSTKWLRTTDTSLVLRLLEVNNKESEEPPMSVLHLQYPEWPDHGVPNNTIAVREILKRLYNVPPNHGPIVVHCSAGIGRTGTYCTIHNTVQRILAGDMSALDLVDTITTFRSQRIGMVQTLEQYFFCYSAIVDELEDLISDLNSETSSK; encoded by the exons ATGGCCGCCACCGCCTCTTCCGCCGCAGCCAAACCCCACCCTTCCTTGAACGTCTCGGCGGATTCTCCTCCTCCGAAACTCGCCCTCACCCCCGATCAGTATAAGTACTGCTCTCAGGCTCTCAAGCTCTTTAAGGGAAAGCTCCAGATGCCTGACCATATCAACCAGGAGTTCGCTCAGCTACAG GCCAAGAGGATGACATCATCTGAGATGGGGAGAAATTGCACTGTGGGTCTTGACAATGTCAATTCGAGCAAAAACCGATACACCGATGTCGTGCCAT TTGACAAAAATAGGGTTGTTCTCAACTCCTCGAAGGATTACAGACCTTCCGCAAGAGGTTACATCAACGCCAGCTTAATCACG ACTAGTTCTTCCGAAAGCATTTCTCGGTTTATAGCAACACAAGGTCCACTTCCCCACACCTATGAGGATTTCTGGGAGATGGTACTTGAGCAACGCTGCCCGGTGGTCATCATGCTTACTCGCTTAATCGACTGTTACACG ATGGTTAAATGTGGAGATTATTTTCAGGCTGAAGATGGCCCTAGAGAATTCGGTAACATATGTACAAGCACTAAGTGGCTAAGAACTACTGACACTTCATTAGTATTACGCCTTTTGGAGGTCAATAATAAAGAG TCCGAGGAACCACCGATGTCTGTTTTGCACCTTCAGTATCCTGAATGGCCTGACCATGGAGTTCCAAACAACACGATTGCTGTCCGTGAAATCTTGAAAAGATTATATAATGTGCCACCAAACCATGGCCCAATTGTGGTGCATTGCAG TGCAGGTATTGGGAGAACTGGAACATACTGCACAATTCATAATACTGTGCAAAGAATTCTTGCTGGGGACATGTCTGCTTTAGATCTTGTTGATACAATAACCACATTTCGGTCTCAGCGAATTGGAATGGTCCAGACACTG